Proteins from a single region of Streptomyces spinoverrucosus:
- a CDS encoding TrmH family RNA methyltransferase has protein sequence MADLITVEDPDDPRLRDYTGLTDVELRRKREPAEGLFIAEGEKVIRRAKDAGYEMRSMLLSAKWVDVMRDVIDELPAPVYAVSPELAEQVTGYHVHRGALASMQRKPLPTAAELLRTARRVVIMESVNDHTNIGAIFRSAAALGMDAVLLSPDCADPLYRRSVKVSMGAVFSVPYARLDTWPKGLDSVREAGFTLLALTPDEKARPLDEAAPHRMDRVALMLGAEGDGLSTQALVAADEWVRIPMSHGVDSLNVGAAAAVAFYAVATGRPQP, from the coding sequence GTGGCCGATCTCATCACCGTCGAGGATCCCGACGACCCGCGCCTGCGCGACTACACGGGCCTGACCGACGTCGAACTGCGCCGCAAGCGCGAACCCGCCGAGGGCCTGTTCATCGCCGAGGGCGAGAAGGTCATCCGGCGGGCGAAGGACGCGGGCTACGAGATGCGGTCGATGCTGCTGTCCGCCAAGTGGGTCGACGTCATGCGCGACGTCATCGACGAACTCCCGGCCCCCGTCTACGCGGTCAGCCCGGAACTCGCCGAACAGGTCACCGGCTACCACGTGCACCGCGGCGCCCTCGCCTCCATGCAGCGCAAGCCCCTGCCCACGGCCGCCGAGCTGCTCCGGACCGCCCGCCGCGTCGTGATCATGGAGTCGGTCAACGATCACACCAACATCGGCGCGATCTTCCGCTCGGCCGCGGCCCTCGGCATGGACGCGGTCCTGCTGTCACCGGACTGCGCCGACCCGCTGTACCGCCGCAGCGTCAAGGTGTCGATGGGTGCGGTCTTCTCCGTGCCCTACGCCCGCCTGGACACCTGGCCCAAGGGCCTGGACTCGGTCCGCGAGGCCGGTTTCACGCTGCTCGCCCTCACCCCCGACGAGAAGGCCAGGCCCCTCGACGAGGCCGCCCCGCACCGGATGGACCGCGTCGCGCTCATGCTCGGCGCCGAGGGCGACGGCCTGTCCACCCAGGCCCTGGTCGCCGCCGACGAATGGGTCCGCATCCCGATGTCCCACGGCGTCGACTCCCTCAACGTGGGCGCGGCGGCCGCGGTCGCGTTCTACGCGGTCGCGACGGGCCGCCCGCAGCCGTAA
- a CDS encoding serine/threonine-protein kinase: MNMAMMRLRREDPRVVGSFRLHRRLGAGGMGVVYLGSDKKGQRVALKVIRPDLAEDQEFRSRFAREVSAARRIRGGCTARLVAADLEADRPWFATQYVPGPSLHDKVADEGALAAADVAAVGAALSEGLVAVHEAGVVHRDLKPSNILLSPKGPRIIDFGIAWATGASTLTHVGTAVGSPGFLAPEQVRGAAVTPATDVFSLGATLAYASTGDSPFGHGSSEVMLYRVVHEEPQLQGVPDALAPLVRACLAKDPEERPSTLELSLRLKEIAAREAHGLIEGRPPAPRSGEADRPTGRLADTYPDRAPRRQQGGPVTPAPRSGGSSRGPAPARGGTPARAGGAAARNGATPSRSGARNTPASRNTPARNTPRSGGGSGGRTTPRGAGRPSPRPTGTGRRPANPRLLRQRLFVFVVVTLLVALGIGVVQGCQGSARGLGDQRGGAGERQEHVLPDHRPLDKGALRRS; this comes from the coding sequence ATGAACATGGCGATGATGCGCCTGAGGCGCGAGGACCCGCGCGTCGTCGGCTCGTTCAGGCTGCACAGACGGCTCGGCGCGGGCGGGATGGGCGTGGTCTACCTGGGCTCCGACAAGAAGGGGCAGCGGGTCGCCCTGAAGGTGATCCGCCCGGACCTGGCGGAGGATCAGGAGTTCCGGTCGCGGTTCGCCCGTGAGGTCTCCGCGGCGCGGCGGATCCGTGGCGGCTGCACCGCGCGGCTCGTCGCGGCGGACCTGGAGGCGGACCGGCCGTGGTTCGCCACCCAGTACGTGCCCGGGCCCTCCCTGCACGACAAGGTCGCCGACGAGGGGGCGCTCGCCGCCGCCGATGTCGCCGCGGTCGGGGCCGCCCTGTCGGAGGGGCTGGTCGCGGTGCACGAGGCCGGGGTCGTCCACCGGGACCTGAAGCCGTCCAACATCCTGCTCTCCCCCAAGGGCCCCCGGATCATCGACTTCGGCATCGCCTGGGCGACCGGGGCCTCCACGCTCACCCACGTCGGCACGGCCGTCGGCTCGCCCGGCTTCCTCGCGCCCGAGCAGGTGCGCGGTGCCGCGGTCACACCGGCCACGGACGTGTTCTCGCTCGGCGCGACCCTGGCGTACGCCTCCACTGGCGACTCGCCCTTCGGGCACGGCAGTTCCGAGGTCATGCTGTACCGGGTCGTCCACGAGGAACCCCAGCTGCAGGGCGTACCGGACGCGCTGGCTCCGCTCGTCCGGGCCTGTCTGGCGAAGGACCCCGAGGAGCGGCCGAGCACGTTGGAGCTGTCGCTGCGGCTGAAGGAGATCGCCGCTCGTGAGGCGCACGGCCTGATCGAGGGGCGGCCGCCCGCGCCGCGCTCCGGCGAGGCGGACCGTCCCACCGGGCGGCTCGCCGACACCTACCCCGACCGCGCCCCGCGGCGGCAGCAGGGCGGGCCGGTGACTCCGGCGCCCCGGAGCGGCGGCAGCTCGCGCGGTCCCGCCCCGGCGCGGGGCGGAACTCCGGCCCGGGCCGGCGGTGCCGCCGCCCGGAACGGCGCCACTCCGTCGCGGTCCGGGGCGCGGAACACCCCCGCCTCGCGGAACACGCCGGCGCGCAACACGCCCCGATCCGGCGGCGGCAGCGGCGGCCGTACGACACCGCGCGGCGCCGGTCGTCCCTCGCCGCGGCCCACCGGGACCGGACGGCGGCCGGCCAATCCGCGGTTGCTGCGGCAGCGGCTGTTCGTGTTCGTGGTCGTGACGCTGCTCGTGGCGCTCGGCATCGGTGTGGTGCAGGGCTGCCAGGGGTCGGCGCGTGGGCTCGGCGACCAGCGAGGCGGCGCGGGCGAGCGGCAGGAGCATGTGCTGCCGGACCACCGGCCGCTCGACAAGGGGGCGCTGAGGAGGTCGTAG
- a CDS encoding phosphotransferase family protein encodes MTTPLLSDLAARARTAAHAHTDACSCGAVLTLADRVDATVVRHADTVAKAHAPDTDPTELTARLTTAARIPDVLLPPLTPTPVTLHGRLVTLWPYGTPVDPDTPDAAPWEAAATLLARLHRTPPSAPLPPMRGPAKAAHAIARLRAAAPHPATSPVLRAWATLPAWARDEHPLPDTGTLCHGDLHLGQLVRHPAATGPWLLIDVDDLGVGPAAWDLARPAAWYACGLLPPDEWTRFLAAYRAAGGPAVPPHGDPWPALDVPARALTVQTAARAVTKAVAADRPLDDVERSLVDACARMASVPAQLPRNTAK; translated from the coding sequence GTGACCACACCCCTCCTCTCCGACCTGGCCGCCCGGGCCAGGACCGCAGCCCACGCGCACACCGACGCCTGTTCCTGCGGAGCGGTGCTCACCCTCGCCGATCGCGTCGACGCCACGGTCGTCCGGCACGCCGACACCGTCGCCAAGGCCCACGCCCCGGACACCGACCCCACCGAACTCACCGCCCGCCTCACTACGGCCGCCCGCATACCCGACGTCCTGCTCCCCCCACTCACCCCGACGCCCGTCACCTTGCACGGCAGGCTCGTTACCCTCTGGCCGTACGGCACCCCGGTCGACCCCGACACCCCGGACGCCGCCCCCTGGGAAGCCGCCGCCACCCTCCTCGCCCGCCTCCACCGCACCCCACCGTCCGCGCCCCTCCCTCCCATGCGCGGCCCCGCGAAGGCCGCCCACGCCATCGCCCGGCTCCGCGCCGCCGCCCCGCACCCCGCCACCTCGCCCGTACTCCGCGCCTGGGCCACCCTCCCCGCCTGGGCCCGCGACGAGCACCCCCTCCCGGACACCGGCACCCTCTGCCACGGCGACCTCCACCTCGGCCAACTCGTCCGCCACCCCGCCGCCACCGGCCCCTGGCTGCTGATCGACGTCGACGACCTCGGCGTGGGCCCCGCGGCCTGGGACCTCGCCCGCCCGGCCGCCTGGTACGCCTGCGGCCTGCTCCCGCCCGACGAGTGGACCCGTTTCCTCGCCGCCTACCGGGCGGCCGGCGGCCCCGCCGTACCGCCGCACGGCGACCCCTGGCCCGCCCTGGACGTCCCGGCCCGCGCCCTCACCGTCCAGACCGCCGCCCGGGCCGTGACCAAGGCCGTCGCGGCGGACCGGCCCCTGGACGACGTGGAGCGGTCCCTCGTCGACGCCTGTGCCCGAATGGCTTCCGTCCCTGCCCAGTTGCCCCGGAACACCGCGAAGTAG
- a CDS encoding TFIIB-type zinc ribbon-containing protein — protein MQCPKCRAPMHTYNRNGVQIEQCANCRGIFLDYGELEALTRLESQWSQPGPPPPPAAQTYPAAPPAPAWGAPHGGHHGGHHGHRRHKSFGHMLFSS, from the coding sequence ATGCAGTGTCCGAAGTGTCGCGCGCCCATGCACACGTACAACCGCAACGGCGTCCAGATCGAGCAGTGCGCCAACTGCCGAGGAATCTTCCTGGACTACGGCGAACTGGAGGCCCTGACCCGCCTGGAGTCCCAGTGGTCCCAGCCGGGCCCGCCGCCCCCGCCCGCCGCGCAGACGTACCCGGCGGCCCCGCCCGCCCCGGCCTGGGGCGCCCCGCACGGCGGGCACCACGGCGGCCACCACGGCCACCGCCGCCACAAGAGCTTCGGCCACATGCTGTTCTCCAGCTGA